A single Anopheles arabiensis isolate DONGOLA chromosome 2, AaraD3, whole genome shotgun sequence DNA region contains:
- the LOC120897699 gene encoding flocculation protein FLO11 isoform X2: protein MVSLPHSRTERSKTRCFLVIAPSKPAIFSSQQTVTGTIPELPQDTDSFSEIDLTATSESQAPSRPPTIDYNPLQDLEDSDGRAGPVQYGDTGEQSGGSYLQQTSALTAQFAAQLPNVASTVFSTFSRVIKGTSPAPPATAPPSYASDPSAAHVVGTYGSPAEFQTTTPGSNNNNPSTLGPLINSSAYDPSSAFGAPPQTAPDDRQHSEGQLAAGPPPPAPTFYNPEQVPSAAGLPPPTAHGGISNTYRLGGSKKKTYAHIPGLNTTTAQPVLGSAASSAPNAAVPTPPVTHLFVTPSGHYPPAPVNLGEVKQAAPPENEELPKGKPSLLSYLPSNILEKLPKPSFGGEKKEEPAAPFTGGISSGSIADQFVDVNVAPTGAPVTAVPPPPPLASATPLAATVPSFFAAPPVVEFAPPPVVAPVEASSSTFFTAAAPETANSAGPSVPPVSEPVAAAPPPVFFSPTQIPTVRTAPSVSSKSNPYSSTRASGVGRYKNPLAPIVPPVAGAVFLPNQPPPLSTAHQLGAQPLPPPSQTGPAAGVPPSIFTPPVTAAAQPVALSSAPEANQPQPPPLASAPPSILTPSFAPSANPAPVSIFNPTAPIPVQQSPIPPPQSEGSVQPALIPGPTYQGTASTQPQPASVKAEAVPQSSLGSIFNPYATQQQPLEAQQVDTNLNFQQTVTATEPSLYNSENLPIAAPATSSFPLAAESVQNQFASFSIGTATAIASVASQGVNDFPSSFLGTEPAQSPGSGTAKPIVDSRSKSSENVLSPPPRPNSNLSEPAAIFPGSVPPADIFLPNPQEEQLTQLPAQDLNGNNGLSNFFGANLSQPAIPVVESQTNANFVFSAQQPIEQQAKKTVLASPEPTPAINPVDFFNSNTIIPQADATEANSIKTGQTVSSVPLFNFFGRAADPAPPAVVHAPAESVPLVESTPKGPVKEATPTANTTATEQAVSLSVSHVSSFSNLANERYDEEGEQEPGRIEPASNEPIFSSDNLFDFKASAYQDGGFYSRDTGRTYDTYDGNSSMAAMATTSVGAQDTTTATTNTGGTSIAESSTTNIAYRPTYNHWFYRREIEGKSVWSPFTMADSMALEDGLTTLQARGESADAENDGNPPVIVHTDGGRYDVSIRERTRTPVYWKGPANEVRRCSWFYKTVDSRFVPYEEEVADLLEREYKEAATSGEWHRRVTIPNGETVVFHGPSVIVHFLQTQNPDTWGGGSSPVPSTTNRPRVVKRGIDEFSIDDDEPEKIDHLLFMVHGIGEACDLRFRRVEEVVDEFRSISAQLVQSHYRSSFDRGDVGRVEILPISWHDDLHSEESGVDEKLKSITLPSIPKLRHFTNDTLLDVLFYTSPMFCQSIIDAVGKSLNRLYALFCQRNPTFHGRVSLAGHSLGSLILFDLLCHQKRAEQKQSCEPENSENPDDDTVSPLTPHHAFVNHRPLVRKCSQQINYEVGPAGTGQPYITYPQLMFQPKMFFALGSPIGMFVTIRGIDALGLDFKLPTCDGFFNIFHPYDPVAYRIEALINPDLSTLAPVLIPHHKGRKRMHLELKETVLRVGNDLRQRVTDVFRNTLDTVYSLTAMGSKPDPKAIQKEVDKVLQDQLKFDAAGSTSNLSSGTSDVDSGETNLPLGKLNQSRRVDYVLQEAPFEFINEYLFALTSHVCYWDSEDTMLFLMKEIYSSLGVQTDHQVPQQTMTIERPLAGTSPTVAASSCSLNSNYNLFPQEVPPARDAPDNRL from the exons ATGGTGTCGCTTCCCCACAGTAGGACAGAGCGTAGCAAAACGAGGTGCTTTTTAGTGATTG CACCCAGCAAGCCGGCCATCTTTAGCTCGCAGCAAACGGTGACGGGCACGATCCCGGAGCTGCCACAGGATACGGATAGCTTTAGCGAGATCGATCTTACCGCCACCAGCGAATCGCAAGCCCCGTCCCGGCCGCCCACGATCGACTACAATCCGTTGCAGGATTTGGAAGATAGCGACGGACGAGCGGGCCCGGTCCAGTACGGTGACACCGGGGAGCAGTCGGGCGGATCGTACCTGCAGCAAACGTCGGCACTGACCGCCCAGTTTGCCGCCCAGCTGCCGAACGTCGCGTCAACGGTATTTTCGACCTTCAGTCGTGTCATCAAGGGCACCTCGCCGGCACCTCCAGCAACCGCACCGCCGTCGTACGCAAGCGACCCATCAGCGGCACACGTGGTCGGTACGTACGGTTCGCCGGCAGAATTTCAAACTACTacgcccggcagcaacaacaacaacccgtCGACGTTAGGGCCGTTAATAAATTCATCCGCGTACGACCCGTCGTCCGCCTTCGGTGCACCACCGCAAACCGCACCGGACGATCGTCAACATTCGGAGGGACAATTAGCCGCCGGACCGCCACCACCCGCACCGACGTTCTACAACCCGGAACAGGTGCCGTCGGCTGCGGggctaccaccaccgaccgCTCACGGGGGCATATCGAACACGTACCGGTTAGGTGGCAGCAAGAAGAAAACGTACGCGCATATACCTGGCctgaacaccaccaccgcccaacCGGTCCTTGGGTCGGCTGCATCATCGGCACCGAACGCTGCAGTACCAACACCCCCTGTAACCCATCTCTTTGTGACACCATCGGGACACTATCCGCCCGCACCCGTCAATCTAGGCGAAGTCAAACAGGCAGCACCACCGGAGAACGAAGAACTTCCCAAAGGCAAGCCGTCGCTGTTGAGCTACCTGCCGAGCAACATCCTTGAGAAGCTTCCCAAACCGAGCTTTGGTGGTGAGAAGAAGGAAGAACCCGCGGCCCCGTTCACTGGCGGAATATCAAGTGGATCAATCGCGGACCAATTTGTCGATGTCAATGTTGCACCGACAGGGGCACCGGTAACTGCAgtaccacctccaccaccgttGGCGAGTGCTACGCCATTAGCCGCTACTGTACCGTCGTTCTTTGCGGCTCCACCAGTAGTCGAATTTGCACCACCGCCAGTTGTAGCACCGGTAGAAGCGAGTAGCAGCACCTTCTTTACGGCCGCTGCTCCGGAGACAGCAAATTCAGCAGGTCCGTCGGTACCGCCCGTCTCGGAACCGGTGGCAGCAGCTCCACCTCCGGTGTTTTTCTCGCCCACGCAGATTCCAACGGTTCGCACGGCACCGTCCGTATCGTCGAAGAGCAATCCGTACAGCTCAACGCGTGCCTCGGGCGTTGGACGGTACAAGAACCCGCTTGCCCCGATTGTGCCGCCCGTTGCTGGAGCGGTATTTTTGCCGAATCAGCCACCACCGTTGTCTACTGCGCATCAGCTGGGAGCTCAGCCACTGCCGCCGCCATCTCAAACGGGACCGGCAGCAGGCGTGCCACCGAGCATTTTTACGCCTCCTGTTACAGCAGCTGCTCAACCGGTAGCTTTATCTAGCGCTCCAGAGGCCAATCAACCACAGCCGCCACCACTGGCAAGTGCACCTCCAAGTATTTTGACGCCTTCTTTTGCGCCATCGGCAAATCCAGCACcggtttcaattttcaatccAACTGCTCCAATTCCGGTCCAACAATCGCcaataccaccaccacaatcGGAGGGCAGCGTACAGCCTGCTTTGATTCCGGGTCCTACTTACCAAGGAACCGCCTCAACTCAGCCACAACCCGCTTCAGTAAAGGCCGAGGCTGTACCTCAATCTTCCTTAGGATCGATATTCAATCCATAcgcaacacagcagcagccgcttgAAGCGCAACAGGTGGACACAAACTTAAACTTCCAGCAAACGGTAACTGCAACAGAGCCGTCGCTTTATAATTCGGAAAATTTACCCATTGCCGCCCCAGCCACATCAAGCTTCCCACTAGCTGCTGAGTCGGTGCAAAATCAATTCGCTTCTTTTAGCATTGGAACTGCTACAGCGATTGCATCAGTCGCCTCGCAAGGCGTGAACGACTTCCCGTCATCGTTTCTAGGAACAGAACCAGCTCAATCTCCCGGATCCGGTACCGCGAAGCCTATCGTGGACAGTCGCTCCAAGTCGAGCGAAAACGTACTATCGCCACCACCGCGGCCCAACTCGAACCTTAGCGAACCGGCAGCAATATTTCCCGGGTCCGTACCGCCGGCAGACATTTTCCTTCCTAACCCTCAAGAGGAACAGCTTACTCAGCTACCCGCTCAAGACTTGAACGGCAATAACGGGCTGTCCAACTTTTTCGGTGCAAATCTTTCTCAACCAGCGATCCCGGTTGTTGAATCACAAACGAACGCAAACTTTGTTTTCTCAGCCCAGCAACCGATAGAGCAGCAGGCTAAGAAGACGGTGCTTGCATCGCCCGAGCCAACGCCAGCCATAAATCCGGTCGATTTCTTCAACAGCAACACTATCATCCCGCAGGCAGACGCCACCGAAGCGAACTCCATCAAAACGGGTCAAACCGTCTCGTCCGTGCCGCTGTTTAACTTTTTCGGTCGTGCAGCTGACCCGGCACCACCCGCGGTTGTGCATGCACCGGCAGAAAGCGTACCGTTGGTGGAATCCACGCCCAAAGGTCCTGTGAAGGAAGCAACGCCTACTGCCAACACTACTGCGACTGAGCAAGCTGTTTCCTTGAGCGTATCGCACGTCAGCAGCTTCAGCAACCTCGCGAACGAACGCTACGACGAGGAAGGCGAACAGGAACCCGGCCGTATAGAGCCCGCCTCCAACGAGCCGATCTTCAGCAGCGACAATCTGTTCGACTTCAAAGCGTCCGCCTACCAAGACGGTGGTTTCTATTCGCGCGATACCGGCCGCACGTACGACACGTACGACGGGAACAGCAGCATGGCAGCGATGGCGACGACGAGCGTCGGTGCGcaggacaccaccaccgccacgacGAACACGGGGGGCACCTCGATAGCGGAATCCAGCACCACCAACATTGCCTACCGGCCCACCTACAACCACTGGTTCTATCGGCGCGAGATCGAGGGCAAAAGCGTCTGGTCCCCGTTCACCATGGCCGACTCGATGGCGCTCGAGGACGGGCTGACGACGCTGCAGGCAAGGGGCGAAAGCGCAGACGCAGAAAACGACGGCAACCCGCCCGTGATAGTGCACACCGACGGCGGACGGTACGATGTGTCGATCAGGGAGCGAACGCGCACGCCCGTCTATTGGAAGGGGCCGGCCAACGAGGTGCGGCGGTGCTCCTGGTTCTACAAAACGGTCGACTCGCGGTTCGTACCGTACGAGGAGGAGGTGGCCGATCTGCTCGAGCGCGAGTACAAGGAGGCGGCTACGTCGGGCGAGTGGCACCGGCGGGTGACGATCCCGAACGGGGAAACGGTCGTGTTTCACGGACCGTCCGTCATCGTGCACTTCCTGCAGACACAGAATCCGGACACGTGGGGTGGCGGCAGCTCGCCCGTGCCCTCGACCACGAACCGGCCGCGCGTGGTGAAGCGTGGCATCGATGAGTTTAgcatcgacgacgacgagccgGAAAAGATCGACCATTTGCTGTTCATGGTGCACGGCATTGGGGAGGCATGCGATCTGCGGTTTCGGCGCGTCGAGGAGGTGGTGGACGAGTTCCGCAGCATCTCCGCCCAGCTCGTGCAGAGCCACTATCGATCGTCGTTCGATCGGGGCGATGTGGGGCGGGTCGAGATACTGCCCATCTCCTGGCACGACGATCTGCACTCGGAGGAGTCGGGCGTGGACGAGAAGCTAAAGTCGATAACGCTACCGTCGATACCGAAGCTGCGCCACTTTACCAACGACACGCTGCTGGACGTGCTGTTCTACACCAGCCCGATGTTTTGCCAAAGCATTATCGATGCGGTTGGCAAATCGTTGAACCGGCTGTACGCGCTGTTCTGCCAGCGCAATCCAACGTTCCATGGGCGCGTTTCGCTGGCGGGCCATTCGCTCGGCTCGTTGATACTGTTCGATCTGCTGTGCCATCAGAAGCGTGCCGAGCAGAAGCAGTCGTGTGAGCCGGAGAATTCG gAGAATCCCGACGATGATACGGTATCACCGCTAACGCCACACCATGCCTTCGTCAACCATCGGCCGCTGGTGCGCAAATGCTCGCAGCAGATCAACTACGAAGTGGGACCGGCCGGTACGGGCCAACCGTACATAACCTACCCGCAGCTAATGTTTCAGCCGAAGATGTTCTTCGCCCTCGGCTCACCGATCGGTATGTTCGTGACGATACGCGGCATCGATGCGCTCGGCCTGGACTTTAAGCTGCCGACGTGCGACGGGTTCTTTAACATCTTTCACCCGTACGACCCGGTCGCGTACCGCATCGAGGCACTGATCAATCCCGATCTGAGCACGCTGGCCCCGGTCCTGATACCCCATCACAAGGGCCGCAAACGGATGCACCTGGAGCTGAAGGAGACGGTACTGCGGGTGGGCAACGATTTGCGGCAGCGCGTCACGGACGTGTTCCGCAACACGCTCGACACGGTGTACTCGCTGACGGCCATGGGCTCCAAGCCCGATCCGAAGGCGATACAGAAGGAGGTGGATAAGGTGCTGCAGGATCAGCTGAAGTTTGATGCCGCCGGCTCGACGTCCAACCTGTCGTCCGGCACGAGCGATGTCGATAGTGGCGAGACGAATCTTCCGCTCGGCAAGCTGAACCAGTCCCGGCGCG
- the LOC120897699 gene encoding flocculation protein FLO11 isoform X1, translating to MASNAAAPGGKSDTSRKPPVIKNPLLSSQVTGLTLDDFAPVAVLLPAAPLPAIAKDTSESTAPSKPAIFSSQQTVTGTIPELPQDTDSFSEIDLTATSESQAPSRPPTIDYNPLQDLEDSDGRAGPVQYGDTGEQSGGSYLQQTSALTAQFAAQLPNVASTVFSTFSRVIKGTSPAPPATAPPSYASDPSAAHVVGTYGSPAEFQTTTPGSNNNNPSTLGPLINSSAYDPSSAFGAPPQTAPDDRQHSEGQLAAGPPPPAPTFYNPEQVPSAAGLPPPTAHGGISNTYRLGGSKKKTYAHIPGLNTTTAQPVLGSAASSAPNAAVPTPPVTHLFVTPSGHYPPAPVNLGEVKQAAPPENEELPKGKPSLLSYLPSNILEKLPKPSFGGEKKEEPAAPFTGGISSGSIADQFVDVNVAPTGAPVTAVPPPPPLASATPLAATVPSFFAAPPVVEFAPPPVVAPVEASSSTFFTAAAPETANSAGPSVPPVSEPVAAAPPPVFFSPTQIPTVRTAPSVSSKSNPYSSTRASGVGRYKNPLAPIVPPVAGAVFLPNQPPPLSTAHQLGAQPLPPPSQTGPAAGVPPSIFTPPVTAAAQPVALSSAPEANQPQPPPLASAPPSILTPSFAPSANPAPVSIFNPTAPIPVQQSPIPPPQSEGSVQPALIPGPTYQGTASTQPQPASVKAEAVPQSSLGSIFNPYATQQQPLEAQQVDTNLNFQQTVTATEPSLYNSENLPIAAPATSSFPLAAESVQNQFASFSIGTATAIASVASQGVNDFPSSFLGTEPAQSPGSGTAKPIVDSRSKSSENVLSPPPRPNSNLSEPAAIFPGSVPPADIFLPNPQEEQLTQLPAQDLNGNNGLSNFFGANLSQPAIPVVESQTNANFVFSAQQPIEQQAKKTVLASPEPTPAINPVDFFNSNTIIPQADATEANSIKTGQTVSSVPLFNFFGRAADPAPPAVVHAPAESVPLVESTPKGPVKEATPTANTTATEQAVSLSVSHVSSFSNLANERYDEEGEQEPGRIEPASNEPIFSSDNLFDFKASAYQDGGFYSRDTGRTYDTYDGNSSMAAMATTSVGAQDTTTATTNTGGTSIAESSTTNIAYRPTYNHWFYRREIEGKSVWSPFTMADSMALEDGLTTLQARGESADAENDGNPPVIVHTDGGRYDVSIRERTRTPVYWKGPANEVRRCSWFYKTVDSRFVPYEEEVADLLEREYKEAATSGEWHRRVTIPNGETVVFHGPSVIVHFLQTQNPDTWGGGSSPVPSTTNRPRVVKRGIDEFSIDDDEPEKIDHLLFMVHGIGEACDLRFRRVEEVVDEFRSISAQLVQSHYRSSFDRGDVGRVEILPISWHDDLHSEESGVDEKLKSITLPSIPKLRHFTNDTLLDVLFYTSPMFCQSIIDAVGKSLNRLYALFCQRNPTFHGRVSLAGHSLGSLILFDLLCHQKRAEQKQSCEPENSENPDDDTVSPLTPHHAFVNHRPLVRKCSQQINYEVGPAGTGQPYITYPQLMFQPKMFFALGSPIGMFVTIRGIDALGLDFKLPTCDGFFNIFHPYDPVAYRIEALINPDLSTLAPVLIPHHKGRKRMHLELKETVLRVGNDLRQRVTDVFRNTLDTVYSLTAMGSKPDPKAIQKEVDKVLQDQLKFDAAGSTSNLSSGTSDVDSGETNLPLGKLNQSRRVDYVLQEAPFEFINEYLFALTSHVCYWDSEDTMLFLMKEIYSSLGVQTDHQVPQQTMTIERPLAGTSPTVAASSCSLNSNYNLFPQEVPPARDAPDNRL from the exons CACCCAGCAAGCCGGCCATCTTTAGCTCGCAGCAAACGGTGACGGGCACGATCCCGGAGCTGCCACAGGATACGGATAGCTTTAGCGAGATCGATCTTACCGCCACCAGCGAATCGCAAGCCCCGTCCCGGCCGCCCACGATCGACTACAATCCGTTGCAGGATTTGGAAGATAGCGACGGACGAGCGGGCCCGGTCCAGTACGGTGACACCGGGGAGCAGTCGGGCGGATCGTACCTGCAGCAAACGTCGGCACTGACCGCCCAGTTTGCCGCCCAGCTGCCGAACGTCGCGTCAACGGTATTTTCGACCTTCAGTCGTGTCATCAAGGGCACCTCGCCGGCACCTCCAGCAACCGCACCGCCGTCGTACGCAAGCGACCCATCAGCGGCACACGTGGTCGGTACGTACGGTTCGCCGGCAGAATTTCAAACTACTacgcccggcagcaacaacaacaacccgtCGACGTTAGGGCCGTTAATAAATTCATCCGCGTACGACCCGTCGTCCGCCTTCGGTGCACCACCGCAAACCGCACCGGACGATCGTCAACATTCGGAGGGACAATTAGCCGCCGGACCGCCACCACCCGCACCGACGTTCTACAACCCGGAACAGGTGCCGTCGGCTGCGGggctaccaccaccgaccgCTCACGGGGGCATATCGAACACGTACCGGTTAGGTGGCAGCAAGAAGAAAACGTACGCGCATATACCTGGCctgaacaccaccaccgcccaacCGGTCCTTGGGTCGGCTGCATCATCGGCACCGAACGCTGCAGTACCAACACCCCCTGTAACCCATCTCTTTGTGACACCATCGGGACACTATCCGCCCGCACCCGTCAATCTAGGCGAAGTCAAACAGGCAGCACCACCGGAGAACGAAGAACTTCCCAAAGGCAAGCCGTCGCTGTTGAGCTACCTGCCGAGCAACATCCTTGAGAAGCTTCCCAAACCGAGCTTTGGTGGTGAGAAGAAGGAAGAACCCGCGGCCCCGTTCACTGGCGGAATATCAAGTGGATCAATCGCGGACCAATTTGTCGATGTCAATGTTGCACCGACAGGGGCACCGGTAACTGCAgtaccacctccaccaccgttGGCGAGTGCTACGCCATTAGCCGCTACTGTACCGTCGTTCTTTGCGGCTCCACCAGTAGTCGAATTTGCACCACCGCCAGTTGTAGCACCGGTAGAAGCGAGTAGCAGCACCTTCTTTACGGCCGCTGCTCCGGAGACAGCAAATTCAGCAGGTCCGTCGGTACCGCCCGTCTCGGAACCGGTGGCAGCAGCTCCACCTCCGGTGTTTTTCTCGCCCACGCAGATTCCAACGGTTCGCACGGCACCGTCCGTATCGTCGAAGAGCAATCCGTACAGCTCAACGCGTGCCTCGGGCGTTGGACGGTACAAGAACCCGCTTGCCCCGATTGTGCCGCCCGTTGCTGGAGCGGTATTTTTGCCGAATCAGCCACCACCGTTGTCTACTGCGCATCAGCTGGGAGCTCAGCCACTGCCGCCGCCATCTCAAACGGGACCGGCAGCAGGCGTGCCACCGAGCATTTTTACGCCTCCTGTTACAGCAGCTGCTCAACCGGTAGCTTTATCTAGCGCTCCAGAGGCCAATCAACCACAGCCGCCACCACTGGCAAGTGCACCTCCAAGTATTTTGACGCCTTCTTTTGCGCCATCGGCAAATCCAGCACcggtttcaattttcaatccAACTGCTCCAATTCCGGTCCAACAATCGCcaataccaccaccacaatcGGAGGGCAGCGTACAGCCTGCTTTGATTCCGGGTCCTACTTACCAAGGAACCGCCTCAACTCAGCCACAACCCGCTTCAGTAAAGGCCGAGGCTGTACCTCAATCTTCCTTAGGATCGATATTCAATCCATAcgcaacacagcagcagccgcttgAAGCGCAACAGGTGGACACAAACTTAAACTTCCAGCAAACGGTAACTGCAACAGAGCCGTCGCTTTATAATTCGGAAAATTTACCCATTGCCGCCCCAGCCACATCAAGCTTCCCACTAGCTGCTGAGTCGGTGCAAAATCAATTCGCTTCTTTTAGCATTGGAACTGCTACAGCGATTGCATCAGTCGCCTCGCAAGGCGTGAACGACTTCCCGTCATCGTTTCTAGGAACAGAACCAGCTCAATCTCCCGGATCCGGTACCGCGAAGCCTATCGTGGACAGTCGCTCCAAGTCGAGCGAAAACGTACTATCGCCACCACCGCGGCCCAACTCGAACCTTAGCGAACCGGCAGCAATATTTCCCGGGTCCGTACCGCCGGCAGACATTTTCCTTCCTAACCCTCAAGAGGAACAGCTTACTCAGCTACCCGCTCAAGACTTGAACGGCAATAACGGGCTGTCCAACTTTTTCGGTGCAAATCTTTCTCAACCAGCGATCCCGGTTGTTGAATCACAAACGAACGCAAACTTTGTTTTCTCAGCCCAGCAACCGATAGAGCAGCAGGCTAAGAAGACGGTGCTTGCATCGCCCGAGCCAACGCCAGCCATAAATCCGGTCGATTTCTTCAACAGCAACACTATCATCCCGCAGGCAGACGCCACCGAAGCGAACTCCATCAAAACGGGTCAAACCGTCTCGTCCGTGCCGCTGTTTAACTTTTTCGGTCGTGCAGCTGACCCGGCACCACCCGCGGTTGTGCATGCACCGGCAGAAAGCGTACCGTTGGTGGAATCCACGCCCAAAGGTCCTGTGAAGGAAGCAACGCCTACTGCCAACACTACTGCGACTGAGCAAGCTGTTTCCTTGAGCGTATCGCACGTCAGCAGCTTCAGCAACCTCGCGAACGAACGCTACGACGAGGAAGGCGAACAGGAACCCGGCCGTATAGAGCCCGCCTCCAACGAGCCGATCTTCAGCAGCGACAATCTGTTCGACTTCAAAGCGTCCGCCTACCAAGACGGTGGTTTCTATTCGCGCGATACCGGCCGCACGTACGACACGTACGACGGGAACAGCAGCATGGCAGCGATGGCGACGACGAGCGTCGGTGCGcaggacaccaccaccgccacgacGAACACGGGGGGCACCTCGATAGCGGAATCCAGCACCACCAACATTGCCTACCGGCCCACCTACAACCACTGGTTCTATCGGCGCGAGATCGAGGGCAAAAGCGTCTGGTCCCCGTTCACCATGGCCGACTCGATGGCGCTCGAGGACGGGCTGACGACGCTGCAGGCAAGGGGCGAAAGCGCAGACGCAGAAAACGACGGCAACCCGCCCGTGATAGTGCACACCGACGGCGGACGGTACGATGTGTCGATCAGGGAGCGAACGCGCACGCCCGTCTATTGGAAGGGGCCGGCCAACGAGGTGCGGCGGTGCTCCTGGTTCTACAAAACGGTCGACTCGCGGTTCGTACCGTACGAGGAGGAGGTGGCCGATCTGCTCGAGCGCGAGTACAAGGAGGCGGCTACGTCGGGCGAGTGGCACCGGCGGGTGACGATCCCGAACGGGGAAACGGTCGTGTTTCACGGACCGTCCGTCATCGTGCACTTCCTGCAGACACAGAATCCGGACACGTGGGGTGGCGGCAGCTCGCCCGTGCCCTCGACCACGAACCGGCCGCGCGTGGTGAAGCGTGGCATCGATGAGTTTAgcatcgacgacgacgagccgGAAAAGATCGACCATTTGCTGTTCATGGTGCACGGCATTGGGGAGGCATGCGATCTGCGGTTTCGGCGCGTCGAGGAGGTGGTGGACGAGTTCCGCAGCATCTCCGCCCAGCTCGTGCAGAGCCACTATCGATCGTCGTTCGATCGGGGCGATGTGGGGCGGGTCGAGATACTGCCCATCTCCTGGCACGACGATCTGCACTCGGAGGAGTCGGGCGTGGACGAGAAGCTAAAGTCGATAACGCTACCGTCGATACCGAAGCTGCGCCACTTTACCAACGACACGCTGCTGGACGTGCTGTTCTACACCAGCCCGATGTTTTGCCAAAGCATTATCGATGCGGTTGGCAAATCGTTGAACCGGCTGTACGCGCTGTTCTGCCAGCGCAATCCAACGTTCCATGGGCGCGTTTCGCTGGCGGGCCATTCGCTCGGCTCGTTGATACTGTTCGATCTGCTGTGCCATCAGAAGCGTGCCGAGCAGAAGCAGTCGTGTGAGCCGGAGAATTCG gAGAATCCCGACGATGATACGGTATCACCGCTAACGCCACACCATGCCTTCGTCAACCATCGGCCGCTGGTGCGCAAATGCTCGCAGCAGATCAACTACGAAGTGGGACCGGCCGGTACGGGCCAACCGTACATAACCTACCCGCAGCTAATGTTTCAGCCGAAGATGTTCTTCGCCCTCGGCTCACCGATCGGTATGTTCGTGACGATACGCGGCATCGATGCGCTCGGCCTGGACTTTAAGCTGCCGACGTGCGACGGGTTCTTTAACATCTTTCACCCGTACGACCCGGTCGCGTACCGCATCGAGGCACTGATCAATCCCGATCTGAGCACGCTGGCCCCGGTCCTGATACCCCATCACAAGGGCCGCAAACGGATGCACCTGGAGCTGAAGGAGACGGTACTGCGGGTGGGCAACGATTTGCGGCAGCGCGTCACGGACGTGTTCCGCAACACGCTCGACACGGTGTACTCGCTGACGGCCATGGGCTCCAAGCCCGATCCGAAGGCGATACAGAAGGAGGTGGATAAGGTGCTGCAGGATCAGCTGAAGTTTGATGCCGCCGGCTCGACGTCCAACCTGTCGTCCGGCACGAGCGATGTCGATAGTGGCGAGACGAATCTTCCGCTCGGCAAGCTGAACCAGTCCCGGCGCG